In a single window of the Halalkalicoccus subterraneus genome:
- a CDS encoding KH domain-containing protein has protein sequence MNHVKIPQDRVGVLIGAGGETLREIEDRAEVRLDVDSENGAVQVETVGDPVTGLKGPEVVRAIGRGFSPEAALELLEDDVMLFDLIDIDAAARNKKDLQRKKGRLIGEGGRTRQIMEELSGANVVIYGSTMGVIGRPEQVSMVREAAEMLLEGAPHGAAYSFLERKHNEQKREDLSYHRFSGGESA, from the coding sequence ATGAACCACGTGAAGATTCCACAGGACCGCGTCGGCGTGCTGATCGGTGCCGGCGGCGAGACGCTCCGGGAGATCGAAGACCGGGCGGAGGTCCGTCTCGACGTCGACTCGGAGAACGGTGCAGTGCAGGTCGAAACCGTCGGCGACCCCGTAACCGGACTCAAGGGACCGGAGGTCGTTCGTGCGATCGGCCGCGGGTTCTCGCCCGAAGCCGCCCTCGAACTGCTCGAGGACGACGTGATGCTGTTCGATCTCATCGACATCGACGCCGCTGCCCGCAACAAGAAGGACCTCCAGCGCAAGAAGGGACGACTCATCGGCGAGGGCGGGCGCACCCGACAGATCATGGAGGAACTCTCGGGAGCGAACGTCGTCATCTACGGCTCGACCATGGGCGTCATCGGGCGGCCCGAGCAGGTCTCGATGGTCCGCGAAGCGGCGGAGATGCTGCTGGAAGGTGCCCCTCACGGGGCGGCGTACTCCTTTCTCGAACGCAAACACAACGAACAGAAGCGCGAGGACCTCAGCTACCACCGCTTTTCCGGCGGAGAGTCAGCGTAG